In one window of Prionailurus bengalensis isolate Pbe53 chromosome B3, Fcat_Pben_1.1_paternal_pri, whole genome shotgun sequence DNA:
- the ALDH6A1 gene encoding methylmalonate-semialdehyde dehydrogenase [acylating], mitochondrial isoform X2, with protein sequence MAAAVAAAAAVRTRILQVSSKVNSTWYPASSFSSSVPTVKLFIDGKFVESKSDKWIDIHNPATNEVIGRVPLATKAEMDMAVASCKRAFPAWADTSVLSRQQILLRYQQLIKENLKEIAKLITLEQGKTLADAEGDVFRGLQVVEHACSVTSLLLGETMPSITKDMDLYSYRLPLGVCAGIAPFNFPAMIPLWMFPMAIVCGNTFLLKPSERVPGASMLLAKLFQDSGAPDGTLNIIHGQHEAVNFICDHPDIKAISFVGSNQAGEYIFERGSRHGKRVQANMGAKNHGVVMPDANKENTLNQLVGAAFGAAGQRCMALSTAILVGEAKKWLPELVERAKNLRVNAGDQPGADLGPLITPQAKERVCNLIDSGTKEGASILLDGRKIKVKGYENGNFVGPTIISNVKPTMTCYKEEIFGPVLVVLETDTLDEAIKIVNDNPYGNGTAIFTTNGATARKYSHLVDVGQVGVNVPIPVPLPMFSFTGSRSSFRGDTNFYGKQKREKN encoded by the exons GTCTCTTCCAAGGTGAATTCCACTTGGTATCCAGcatcctccttttcttcttcagtg CCAACTGTAAAGCTCTTCATTGATGGGAAATTTGTTGAATCCAAAAGTGACAAATGGATTGACATCCACAACCCA GCCACCAATGAGGTCATTGGTCGTGTTCCTCTGGCCACCAAGGCCGAAATGGACATGGCTGTTGCTTCCTGCAAACGTGCTTTTCCCGCGTGGGCGGACACTTCAGTATTAAGCCGCCAGCAGATCCTGCTCCGCTATCAACAACTCATTAAAGAAAACTTG aAAGAAATCGCCAAGTTAATCACATTGGAACAAGGGAAGACCCTCGCTGATGCTGAAGGAGATGTATTCCGAGGCCTTC AGGTGGTTGAACATGCCTGCAGTGTAACATCCCTCCTGCTGGGAGAGACTATGCCATCCATCACCAAAGACATGGACCTTTATTCCTACCGTCTGCCTCTGGGGGTGTGCGCGGGCATTGCTCCATTCAATTTTCCTGCCATGATCCCCCTGTGGATGTTTCCAATGGCCATAGTGTGTGGAAATACCTTCCTACTGAAACCATCAGAGCGAGTTCCTGGAGCAAGCATGCTTCTTGCTAAGTTGTTCCAGGACTCTGGTGCCCCAGATGGAACACTAAATATCATCCATGGACAACATGAAG ctGTAAACTTTATTTGTGATCATCCGGATATCAAAGCAATCAGCTTTGTGGGATCCAACCAGGCAGGAGAGTACATCTTCGAGAGAGGGTCAAGACATGGCAAGAGAGTTCAAGCCAATATG ggAGCCAAGAACCATGGAGTAGTCATGCCAGATGCCAATAAGGAGAATACCCTGAACCAGCTGGTTGGGGCAGCCTTTGGAGCTGCTGGTCAGCGCTGCATGGCTCTTTCCACAGCAATCCTTGTAGGAGAAGCTAAGAAGTGGCTGCCAGAGCTGGTGGAGCGTGCCAAAAACCTGAGAGTCAATGCAG GAGACCAGCCTGGAGCTGATCTTGGCCCTCTGATCACCCCCCAGGCCAAAGAGCGAGTCTGTAATCTGATTGATAGTGGAACAAAGGAGGGAGCTTCTATCCTCCTTGATGGTCgaaaaattaaagtgaaaggCTATGAAAATGGCAACTTTGTTGGACCAACCATCATCTCAAATGTCAAG CCAACTATGACCTGTTACAAAGAGGAGATTTTTGGTCCAGTTCTTGTGGTTCTGGAGACAGACACTTTGGATGAAGCCATCAAGATTGTAAATGACAATCCATATGGAAATGGAACCGCCATCTTCACCACCAATGGAGCCACTGCTCGGAAATATTCCCACCTGGTGGATGTTGGACAG GTGGGGGTAAATGTCCCTATTCCAGTGCCTTTGCCAATGTTCTCATTCACCGGTTCTCGATCTTCCTTCAGAGGAGACACCAATTTCTATGGCAAACAG aaaagagagaaaaactaa
- the ALDH6A1 gene encoding methylmalonate-semialdehyde dehydrogenase [acylating], mitochondrial isoform X1 gives MAAAVAAAAAVRTRILQVSSKVNSTWYPASSFSSSVPTVKLFIDGKFVESKSDKWIDIHNPATNEVIGRVPLATKAEMDMAVASCKRAFPAWADTSVLSRQQILLRYQQLIKENLKEIAKLITLEQGKTLADAEGDVFRGLQVVEHACSVTSLLLGETMPSITKDMDLYSYRLPLGVCAGIAPFNFPAMIPLWMFPMAIVCGNTFLLKPSERVPGASMLLAKLFQDSGAPDGTLNIIHGQHEAVNFICDHPDIKAISFVGSNQAGEYIFERGSRHGKRVQANMGAKNHGVVMPDANKENTLNQLVGAAFGAAGQRCMALSTAILVGEAKKWLPELVERAKNLRVNAGDQPGADLGPLITPQAKERVCNLIDSGTKEGASILLDGRKIKVKGYENGNFVGPTIISNVKPTMTCYKEEIFGPVLVVLETDTLDEAIKIVNDNPYGNGTAIFTTNGATARKYSHLVDVGQVGVNVPIPVPLPMFSFTGSRSSFRGDTNFYGKQGIQFYTQLKTITSQWKEEDATLSSPAVVMPTMGR, from the exons GTCTCTTCCAAGGTGAATTCCACTTGGTATCCAGcatcctccttttcttcttcagtg CCAACTGTAAAGCTCTTCATTGATGGGAAATTTGTTGAATCCAAAAGTGACAAATGGATTGACATCCACAACCCA GCCACCAATGAGGTCATTGGTCGTGTTCCTCTGGCCACCAAGGCCGAAATGGACATGGCTGTTGCTTCCTGCAAACGTGCTTTTCCCGCGTGGGCGGACACTTCAGTATTAAGCCGCCAGCAGATCCTGCTCCGCTATCAACAACTCATTAAAGAAAACTTG aAAGAAATCGCCAAGTTAATCACATTGGAACAAGGGAAGACCCTCGCTGATGCTGAAGGAGATGTATTCCGAGGCCTTC AGGTGGTTGAACATGCCTGCAGTGTAACATCCCTCCTGCTGGGAGAGACTATGCCATCCATCACCAAAGACATGGACCTTTATTCCTACCGTCTGCCTCTGGGGGTGTGCGCGGGCATTGCTCCATTCAATTTTCCTGCCATGATCCCCCTGTGGATGTTTCCAATGGCCATAGTGTGTGGAAATACCTTCCTACTGAAACCATCAGAGCGAGTTCCTGGAGCAAGCATGCTTCTTGCTAAGTTGTTCCAGGACTCTGGTGCCCCAGATGGAACACTAAATATCATCCATGGACAACATGAAG ctGTAAACTTTATTTGTGATCATCCGGATATCAAAGCAATCAGCTTTGTGGGATCCAACCAGGCAGGAGAGTACATCTTCGAGAGAGGGTCAAGACATGGCAAGAGAGTTCAAGCCAATATG ggAGCCAAGAACCATGGAGTAGTCATGCCAGATGCCAATAAGGAGAATACCCTGAACCAGCTGGTTGGGGCAGCCTTTGGAGCTGCTGGTCAGCGCTGCATGGCTCTTTCCACAGCAATCCTTGTAGGAGAAGCTAAGAAGTGGCTGCCAGAGCTGGTGGAGCGTGCCAAAAACCTGAGAGTCAATGCAG GAGACCAGCCTGGAGCTGATCTTGGCCCTCTGATCACCCCCCAGGCCAAAGAGCGAGTCTGTAATCTGATTGATAGTGGAACAAAGGAGGGAGCTTCTATCCTCCTTGATGGTCgaaaaattaaagtgaaaggCTATGAAAATGGCAACTTTGTTGGACCAACCATCATCTCAAATGTCAAG CCAACTATGACCTGTTACAAAGAGGAGATTTTTGGTCCAGTTCTTGTGGTTCTGGAGACAGACACTTTGGATGAAGCCATCAAGATTGTAAATGACAATCCATATGGAAATGGAACCGCCATCTTCACCACCAATGGAGCCACTGCTCGGAAATATTCCCACCTGGTGGATGTTGGACAG GTGGGGGTAAATGTCCCTATTCCAGTGCCTTTGCCAATGTTCTCATTCACCGGTTCTCGATCTTCCTTCAGAGGAGACACCAATTTCTATGGCAAACAG GGCATCCAATTCTACACTCAGCTAAAGACCATCACTTCTCAGTGGAAAGAAGAAGATGCTACTCTTTCCTCACCTGCCGTAGTCATGCCTACCATGGGCCGTTAG